A region of the Primulina eburnea isolate SZY01 chromosome 7, ASM2296580v1, whole genome shotgun sequence genome:
ACACATTCTGGGAGAGGATCACTACAACACAGCTCGAGGTGTACAGAAAGTCCTCCAAAACTACAAGAATCTTCAAGATATTATTGCCATTCTTGGAATGGATGAGCTTAGTGAAGATGACAAATTGACTGTTGCACGTGCTCGTAAAATTCAACGGTTCTTGAGCCAGCCTTTCCATGTTGCAGAAGTTTTCACGGGTGCCCCTGGAAAGTATGTAGAGTTGAAAGAGAGCGTCACCAGCTTCCAggtatattttatttgaatctcATCCTGGGGAATTTACTGTTTTCATGAATGCTTAATTTGCAATTTTCAATGAACTTGCCTATATTACTACACGCGTACATGATATCACTAAGGTTGCATTCTAATATGAGAATTTGGAGTTGAGCAAGGAAATGAGAGATGGATTTCTAATGGTCTCATTTGGGAAGGATTTGAAAATCCATTATTATGCATCACCCAGATATATTATTTTGCTTAAATATATGGAGTTCAAAAACACCCAAACAAacacaatcaattcagataacggACTTGAAGAATTTGATTTCAAATGCTGACTATTGTGCGGGATGTGCCTAGACGAGTGCTTTGTTTTGaggatttgaaattttttattatttctgaAGTGAACTGGTTTCTTGAACGAGCTTCAGTTTCTTATTCATTTACTAGAATGTCAATTCCTCCTGAAATGGTTGGACTGCATTTGCATGGAAGTATTTAAAAAATCTATGATTTGAGTTAATTGTGTTTTAAGGTATCTTTGGATGTGGTGATCAAACTAATTTTGTATGGATTGCTTGGATTGATTGATTTGAAATCCAAAATTATTGACTTCATATTTAAATAAGATTTTAGAGTCGATTACTACTTTTTCAAGTcattctaatttattttaaattcccTGAAATTGAAGGCGTTTGAAATCTTTTTGAATTCCATCTTTTAAATCTGTTAATCAAATCCAAATTCATTGAGCTAAATGCAACCTTAAGATCTTTAGTTGTTCTAGCGTAGTATTATGATTCGAACCTCTCAAATTAGAGTAATTTGAAATCCAAATTTCAAATTGTTTTCTCAAATTTAAAGTAGCTGTTTCAAATGCAGTCTGGGGTTGGCTTGATCGAAGGATTTGAAActcaaaatttcaaattatagATCAAATCCAAATTCATTGAGCTAAATGCAACCTTAAGAACTTTAGTTGTTTTATCATAGTACGATGATTCTAACCTCTCAAATTAGAGTAATTTGaaatccaaatttcaaatcgtTTCTCAAATTTAAAGTAGCTGTTTCAAATGCAGTCTGGGGTTGTCTTGACCGAATGGTTTGAAACTCAAAATTTCGAATTGTTACAATTATGTTCTGACTGACTGTATGTTGCTTATGAGTTTCCAATCATCATCCACAAAGTTATGTCATTTTTTACAATATGTTCGAAATTTTTCGTCATTTGTGTAGTTTGAACTCCACTCCTTTGATTCATCTGTCAAGTGAAAGTCTTTGATCCAAATGCAATCTTTGTTTACTTTAACTAATGTGCctccatgttttttttttttattttttttatcccTTGCGAAGCTTTCTGATCAATATGATATCCAGTACCCCAACAgccttttttttccttttcctatCATTATTTGAATTATCCTGTCGTCTATTACTGGCACAAGTTGGCACGATAACACGTTTTATTGCTTACAACAGGGAGTCTTGGACGGAAAATATGACGATCTTTCAGAACAATCTTTTTACATGGTTGGAGGAATCGAAGAGGTCATAGCCAAGGCAGAGAAGATTGCCAAGGAGTCTTCTGCTTAAGATACATCTTAACCTTTCACAGCTTCCTTTTGTCCTTCCCTAGCCAAAATAAGTTAATTCTTGGGCATGCCAACATCAAGAATTCTTCTGTTTTACCCTTGGGACCATATTTTCTGAATTTATCCGTGTTCCCGTTTGATATGAACCGGGTCACGTTGAGAATACCTAGCCGACCCTCGTTTGTTGACATAACAAGGAGGTCACGACGCAATGGCGTTGTATTTTTTTGCTTAATTTTGTGTTCGCTGTGAATCTTTTTCATATTTAGTACCGATTAATCGCGTATGGTTAGTTCAACATGTGAAAAATTGTTGACAAAGCTTAGTGCaacctcaaattaaaagttttcTTATCCAAATGAGTGCAAATGTTGTTTTCTTgatttatcaaattttttaattaattattgctttcattgataaaattcaaaattttaaaaattaattctttttataagtgaaattattattaatgtAAATTTGATTATACGTGTCAAAGAACAAAATTCGTTTTGCCCTTGTTGAATAAGAGGGGTGTCAAAATCAGGTTTGATATGTCGATTCGACATGATTTGATCCGAAAAAATCAGGTTTGGAGTTTCGGATCAAGTCGGGTTGGATCTGATAACTAacccaaaatatattttagttCAGGTCGATTACGTGTCAATCCGAGTTGACctggaaattttaatttttttcagtatgtaattaatgaatatttctatgtttttatgtttatatttttgaaaaaatatttattgtatatttatatcataaatttttataatttaatatttattttacgtattttttattttttaaacaattatttatttgattagaTAAATATAgcttaattttctataattagagtttttattattatataaaatatttgtttgaaattttattttcaaataatttaaaatatcaaaatcggGTTCAAGTTCTGAATTTTCAGGTTAAACAATTTTTAAATAGTACTATATTTCAACCCGACGTATCGGAATTGATATCCTAGTATAGAGTAATCCaaaattagtaaaaaaaaaaaattaaactgatatttatataaattgcattatcttctaatttttttttcatgaaattAGAATTAATCTAATCTTGTGAATGTTTTACTAAAACAAAATGAAACTATTtacacaaaataaattatgttttactacttgtcaaattgttttaaaaattaatacttaatAATGGTTTTAAATCTTATTCATTTCAAGATTAAGTTGACAAGCTCTTGGGAATAATCCATTTCCTCCTCCTGTGTTTTTGGTATGAAACTATATTATAATCGGCTTTTGCCCAAGTTGATTAGAATAATCTaaaattagtaaaaaaaaaatcatatatataattatttgtaTAAATTGCATtatcttaaaaaaaatcaagaagttACAATTAATTTAAGGGCAAACTTGTAAGAACTCTCATCTCTAATATCAACTTTCTCTTTACTCCACATTCTTCCAAACCTTTGTTTGAGCTTCccgattttttaaaatttctaaaaatATCATCAATCATCAAATTGTGGTAAGTGACAATGTTTTATGTATGTAGCCTATTTTTAAAAGGCATATAGCCTAAAGTCACGCAATTACGCAAGGTTTCAAgcctatataccatcttcagatgatctattaatttttatatatatataaatggtcTTATCATGCTTCCGTATAATAAATTGAACAGTTTACCTCTTTGATCAGAGTGACACGGGGTTGAAACCACTGGGTTTTacagactgctcctcacagtctaACCACGCGGTAGCAACAGATGGTTTGTGACGCAGATTCTTTAAACAGCACCTAGCACAACCCTGTTTCGTTTCTTTCCTCGTGGTGTATAGTAAAGTAGCTCAATTTGAAACTAATACATGAGAGAGGCAACAAATCTTGGTCTTTTTATTCAAACATACAAACTATTATTACATaataacctcctgtagaggaggaagAACTTGCTTAGCTATCTATAGTAGCCGGAGTTACAACAAAAATAAACTAGTAAgagaaaatattacaatttattttgaaagaaaatgaagaggttgaaTGATGTCTTTATCTTCATTCTGTCTTGGTATTTATAGAAGTCTCAGTGGATTTGAAATCCAGACTTCAAAGCTTGTAAATCCTTCTGTCATTTGTGGCCAACAACATCTTGTGAGTGGCTGTCCCTTCAACCACTAGCTGCTGGCTTTTCTTTAATGGGTAATTGAGCGGTCATTCTTTCAACTAGTAAGTGGACTCATCTTTTAGTGGTGGTTATCATCCACTAATAGAGTGGTTGGATCGCATGTGTACTTTTCTTTGTCGGAGAATCTTTTGCTTTTGTATTGTCCTCGAGAAAATTGTTTTGTGTGGCACTTCATCACTTGGTTATGTTTCTGCCACATGCTTTCGGTCTGATCTGGGTCTAAAGTCCTTGCCAAACTCTGGCTCCTTTTGGTTCGGGCATTCTAGGCAGATGTTTTCTAACCATATTTTCATATGAGCCATGTTACAAAATTTCGAAGAATTTCTTTGTTCTCTGACAGCTTGCTATTCCACGGAaggtttcttttcttttcaaataagttttttgcaaaattttttgtttttcttgttaTATTATTTAACAAGAACGATTCATTTAccaaattatgataaaaatTAAATGGAAACTTGACTTTCACCATCCCATTTAGGCATACCCATAGAGCTCATGCTCTTCTGGTAGAGATGTCATCTTCAGTTATTGAAGAAAAAATGAgtgtttcttctgttggaggATCCTTCATAAATTTTTGAACATTTGTGTCTGGCCACCTTAGCTTGAtaaaatgaaaggcttcgtgagaGCCTTTTCATGCAGATTTCTCATAAGGTGTTTGGTGCAAGGGAACTCTCCTTGATCTCGTTCCTGCTGGGTGTGATTCTCCACCAGTATGAAAGTTTGGTTAGGGTTCTTTCATATTTATATTCTGATATCCCACACTTTCTCTTGGTGGTTCCTAAGAATATGACCAGGTTATGGTAGGTAGTTCACCCTTAGTTGTGTTCATCTATATCTACAACCTTGAGATTTGCAAAAGATTTTGCAAGGTCTTGGAAATCATCGAGACTAAttctttctaaagttgtcatcacattaatttttttctaaGACTACTTTAATTAggttaatcaattttttttcttcggTTAAAGGTTTTGGCATTACTTTAGTCTCCCTCTTTGGTGTAACAAGAGTTCAGTACCAAAGGATGGTGGTATCCTTTCTTTTGAAGTTTTTTTACTATAACTTAGTTGTTGTTCTAAGTTTTAAATTCTTGTTTGAATCTTCTTTAATGTTCCAAAAATTTCTTTCTGGTTTTTAAGGATATTCTCCACATTTTGTGGTATATAATACATCATATTGCCATAATTCTGTACTGTTTTTTGAATTTCTCTAAGATTTCCGAAAAGTTTAGAGGAATCTGGTATTATTTCTAAAAACCTATTATTTTGAACCATAAGTTTGCTTTAAGaccgtttgaaatacttttaccTAAGTTCTGATACCATTTACGACACATTAAAATTCACACATACAAGAgtttttttgtcatttttatcCTTTCAAGGAGTTTTAAAAAACTTTTTTGGGTGTAAGGAATTAAagataaatttatatttgagCTTGGAGATTTATCTCCAATTTACCCTTAATTTAATCTTATGAATATTTTACTAAAACAAAATGATActaatttacaaaataaattttgtGAATGTTTCAAGTTTACTACTTATCAAAtcgttttaaaaaaatcaattagtTAGCCTTGTTCTCTAATCTGATTCATTCCAAAAGTAAGTTCAGGCGCTTGGCGATAATCCATTTCATCCTTCTGGGTTTTGGTatgaaaaaatatcataataagCTTTTAAGACAAACAAtaacttttcaaattatttttttttcaccTGCAATTTATATGTTTTCATaacaaaaattgaaatatgAAATTTTGGTGCTTTCATAGACAATGTTCACAAAACTAGCAAACACAAATGAAGTTCAACATGGTTCCAGATACATTCTTCCATATACTCGCGGTCGCAGCCGTCCAACAAACGAGCAATCATTGTCAAATTTTAAGAATACCCCCCTACCAGAAAAAGCCAAGGAAATCTGACAGCCTAATGATTTTAACTGCTGTGTGGACAAGTATTCGCATGGCCATTCAGATCATCAGCCTCTCCAGAACCATTTCCAAGATGTTTGCCATTTAGATTTAACTGCGGTGATGCCACAATATTCTCTGGTGGCAATTTGTCCGAGTGGCTATTCCCATTCCGGTGGTGGTGATTGTGTCGACGACTGCAGTTCTTTTTCTTCTCTATTCTACTTTTTCCATCATCATTATCATCATCGCATGATTTATCCAAAGATCTGCTTCTTCTGCCATGTCTGTGTTCATCGGAGTCTGACGAGTACTCATGGCTATGAGACAGTTGATGTTTGGAGAAGTGTGATCGTTTGTGCTGCTTATTGTTCTTCGCATGGATACTTTTCTggacatcatcatcatcagtcAAAAAATCTGTAAGGCTCGAATTTGTTCTTCGATGATGTTTGTGATGCCGGGAATGGCTCCTTTTTCCAACAGGATTATCATCTTCATCACTAGAAGGGTCCGAAGCACCATATTCGGTGCTTGAAACATACCTCTGTCTCTTATGGTGTGTCTTCTTCCTATCCTCTTCTGAATCACTCTCATATTCATCACTGCTATCATCCGAACCAGAAGATCGTCTCTTTAGCTTCCGTCTCTTGTCCTTCCTCTTTTCATGGTCACCAGAGTCATAATGGCTGTGCTTCTTTTGCCTCTTGTGGTATTTCTTGGTTCTCTTTCTCCTTCGTTCATGGCTCTGActatcagaatcagaatcactATCACTATCTGAGATTGAAACTGATCTCCTTTTGTGCTTGGAAACTCTTGATTTCCTTTCTCTCACTTCAGTATCAGCTCTACGTGTTGCAGCAGCAGCTTCAAGTTTCTGTTCCCATTTCAGAGGGGCTTCTTTCTTGGCCAATACTCTCTTTTGTTTCTCCTCAAGCAACTGCATAAATTTCTTGGcatccataaacacaactctaccTGCATTTGGTATGATGATGACCGGAAAGCCATCTCAAAAAAGAGAAGGGAAAAATGTTAGTTCTTCTGCCACCAAAAAAAATGTGAAACCATCAAGCACAAAAACCATGATGCATAACCAACAACGTAAACAACAAACCAATGATGCAAACATGATACCAGTCAGCCAATTTCTATCAATAGGATTAGCCTCAAAAGAATCCTGAACAAACTGTTTTGGCCATTTTGACACAAAATGTAGGCAAATTCGCCTAAGTTGCATAGAGAAGTCAAAATGATTCCATcaccaaaaaaaatttcaactaCAAATACCACAAAAATCCACTGGCAAGAAGTGGATTCACGAAAGCTCAAGATAAGATAAAAGCTCGAGTCGCCTTTATCTCCACCCTGTTTCATTAAAAACAATAAACAGAAACTTAACACTAGAAGAGTCTCCACCTCTCGGGCCAAACCAGTCGGTGAGAATTAGGCACACGCCGCCATATAAGAAAATCTACAAATTTTACATGTATTCTCCCTAATAGGGGGTCGTTCCTCCACAAGAACACAACATGAGGTGGTCAGGACTAAAGGTTCCCAGTGGCCAATAACACAAACTACAAAATCCAAAATTTTTCTGAACAAAAGACCAATTGAAATCTAGTGAAGTATGTAAAAACCCTATACAAAAAATCCCAAATCTCCGCATAAACAAAACGTTTAAAAAGTCAACCTACGCAAAACCATCAACACTGTGATTTCGCACCAAAAGCATGTGATTTCGACGCTCCAAAGGACGAAAAAACATAGATCGAGCATTCAAAAAACATGTCGAAGGGATATGCATCCAAATCTTGAAACAGAGCCCACAAAACTCAAAAGTTAACCAAAAATAATCGCAACAATAATCGAAATTCAGCACGAAACTATTCAAGAATCCATACCTGATCAACAGATCTGAGTTGAAAGAGAAGGAGTAGGATTATGTTGTCACTGAGATTTTGCGAGTTTCAGCTCCTCTCCAGATTCTTCCGCAAGAGCGATTCAAACAGTGCGTAGTCTCCTGTACCTATAGAGGAAACGGTAAAAGACGCGTTTTCAACGTCAGGAAAACGTTCTCCACACGCAAAAAGACGCGTAAAATTTTCTtctattatattaattaattatttaagaatttatttatatattctaactaaagaatttatttattctaacgaatttttttaaaaaatttgtattATTTATCATTAAGTTGCAATATTTAAtccaaaaaatcatatatctttAAATAgattaaaaataacatatttaaataattattctcATTAATTATTATATGGTCTCTCTATTACCCGAGATCTCTCGATGGGCGACTCACTACATTTTCGATAATTGAACTTAAAACTAGAGAAATAATGACTCATGTCTCTTAAATTTATGCTAAAAAGAAAAAGGTTAAGCTGCTTCTCAGAAAGAAATGATTTAGGTTGAGCTGAATCGATTCAATCTTTTCCggattatttcatcctacccctgcaggcagtgcctgcaggggtacatccaagggccagaatttttctggcccccaattttatttttttttaatttttttttttccaccATGAGGTTTGAATCTCAACCACTGCGTATGGGGGTTGGGGCCCTTGCCCACACACCCATCATCGAACTAAGCCATCTTTTCCCAGTGCTATGCTCCTACTACCACTTCTGCAGCTAGTCTGAGTCCCATGGAAAGTTATGGTGGTTTCCAATGTtagaatttttctaaaaattcaTATTTCTACACATTTATAAATGTGATAAATAATATGCGAAACAGATCAAGCATTAAAAATTCATATTTCTACACATTTATAAACGTGATAAATAATATGCGAAAACAGATCAAGCATTACCTCTGGCCATTGAATAATTTGTAAGTTCTCTGTTTTTCCTCCGATTGAAGCCTTCTAAGCATTCCAACACTCTCTGTAGATGTTGTATTTTGTTCTTATGAGGTGTGTACTAAGGGACCTCAATCACCAGTATTTATAGGCCTCTCATACCATCAAAGAGTGATTGCAGGAGCCTTATTGTCAAAAGAAGTTCTAAAGTTGAGGTTGCGTACGCATATTTTGTCAAAAGATGTATCAATGGCCGTCGTCATTTCCTACACGTTTATTCTTCTATTTTTGAATTGATATGTGCCAATTTTtcttacattctcccacttATCTCAAATCTCATTTTCCATAGGAGAAAACAAAATACATGAATCATGGTGATAGGTCATCTTAAAACGAGTATCATCTTCCATGTATTAAAATGCATTATGTATCTCAAATCTGTATAACAGAATGAATAAACCTTGTGTTTATTTGAGGTCcaattttattgatatttctCGAATCAATGAATGTGTGCACAAcaaatatgagaaaatatcacatcataatttcattaatttgttcttacaataaaattatataaaggAACCAACTCCCACTTTTTCTGTATGATCATTAAATATTAATGATGGCATGTCTTTATTCAAAGGATTTGCAATCATCAATTTAGTACTAATGTACTCGATAACTAATTTATTATCTTTAACATGTTCTATTATGGCTAAATATTTAATGTCGATATGCTTACTTCGACTACCACTTTTGTTATTTTAAGCCATAAAAAAAACAGCTGAATTGTCATGATAAGTGCag
Encoded here:
- the LOC140837236 gene encoding uncharacterized protein; its protein translation is MDAKKFMQLLEEKQKRVLAKKEAPLKWEQKLEAAAATRRADTEVRERKSRVSKHKRRSVSISDSDSDSDSDSQSHERRRKRTKKYHKRQKKHSHYDSGDHEKRKDKRRKLKRRSSGSDDSSDEYESDSEEDRKKTHHKRQRYVSSTEYGASDPSSDEDDNPVGKRSHSRHHKHHRRTNSSLTDFLTDDDDVQKSIHAKNNKQHKRSHFSKHQLSHSHEYSSDSDEHRHGRRSRSLDKSCDDDNDDGKSRIEKKKNCSRRHNHHHRNGNSHSDKLPPENIVASPQLNLNGKHLGNGSGEADDLNGHANTCPHSS